The nucleotide window ACTGTTACACGCAAATGGGTGAACTAAACCGCATGACTCAGTTTAAGGATAAATCGAGTAAAGCTGGTGCTGATATCAATTCAGGCCTGTTTACTTATCCTGTGCTTATGGCGGCGGATATTCTTTTGTATTCTGCCAATCGAGTGCCGGTAGGTGAAGACCAAAAGCAACATTTGGAATTAGCACGCGATATCGCGAACCGTTTTAACAACTTATACGGCGACACCTTTAACGTGCCGGATCCTTATATCCCAGAAAACGGTGCACGGGTAATGAGCTTGTTAGACCCTCACAAGAAAATGTCTAAGTCGGACGACAACCCCGGTAACTTTATTGGCTTATTAGAAGATCCAAAGAAAATTACCAAGAAAATAAAGCGTGCGGTAACAGACTCTGATGAGCAAGCGCGTATTTATTACAACCTTGAAGAGAAGCCTGGAGTTTCAAACTTGTTGAGTTTGTTGTCTTGTGCAACCGGTGACAGTGTCGAATCTCTCGTGCCGAAATACGAAGATAAAATGTATGGTCATCTAAAAGGTG belongs to Thalassotalea sp. HSM 43 and includes:
- the trpS gene encoding tryptophan--tRNA ligase, which gives rise to MTKPIVLSGCQPSGELTIGNYLGALRQWVGMQDDHQCFYSLVDLHAITVRQNPDDLRKAVLDGLALYLACGVDHNKSTIFVQSQVPEHSQLAWVLNCYTQMGELNRMTQFKDKSSKAGADINSGLFTYPVLMAADILLYSANRVPVGEDQKQHLELARDIANRFNNLYGDTFNVPDPYIPENGARVMSLLDPHKKMSKSDDNPGNFIGLLEDPKKITKKIKRAVTDSDEQARIYYNLEEKPGVSNLLSLLSCATGDSVESLVPKYEDKMYGHLKGDVAEAVVAMLQPIQQKYHEYRQDQAFLNQVMREGAEKASAQAGKVLASVYDAVGFIAKP